DNA from Devosia yakushimensis:
CGCCGCCGGGGCCCTATATCGCGCTGACCTATGTGTTCAAGGACGGGCAGGTGATTGCGCGCAAATCGGAAGGGTTTGCGGTGCGCAAGATCGGCTTCGAGCGGTTTCTGGCCCTGTCGGCGGTGCAGCAGCCGCTGCTCTATGGGCTGGTCTGCGTAGTGCTGGCGCTGTTTACCGGCTGGCTGGGCGGTGTTTTGTTCAAGCGCTGATTTTTTCCGCGCTATGGCTTTGTGGAGAAAGCGATATTCCTCTGGCCGGAACATACGCAAAGCCATGCGCTGTGAATGTCTATGGAGTTAGTCGATAATCAGGCGTCCACATCTGGAGGCTGAAATGACTGCACACCGTTCCCCCGTCAAACCCTTCCTGCGCTCCGCCTTCACGGCCCTGTCGCTCAATGCCCTGGCTCTTGGCATGGCCCCGGCCGGCATGGCCCTGATGACGGTTGCGGCCCAGGCACAGACGCAGGCCTCCATCATTACCGGCCAGGCGGACTTCGAGGCGCTGATCGCCGAGGGCGCAAAGCTCATCGACGTGCGCTCGCCCACGGCCTATGCCGAAGGCCATGTGGCTGGCGCCATCAACCTGCCCTGGCAGGCGCTCAACGTTTCGGAGAGCGATGGCATCCGCAACGAATTTGCCGGCGACGCTGAATTTGAGCGGCTGCTCGGGGAAGCCGGCCTCAGCTATGACGACACGATCCTGATCTACGACACCACGGCCCTGCCCGGCCGCGCCTATGTCGCCTTTGTCTATGCCGGCTTCGAAAATGTGCATGTGCTCGATGGCGGCATCGGCGCCTGGCAGGGCGGGCTGACCAAGGATGTGCCGCAGGTCGCGGCAACCACATTCGCGCTGACCCGCAAGAACGATATCCGCGTCGACAAGGACTATGTGGCCGCCAAGGTTGGCGATGCCGCGTCGGTCATCATCGATGGCCGCAATCTCGATGCCTATGAGGATGGTCATATCCCGGGGGCGCAGGCGCTGCCGGCGTCGAGCCTTTTGACCGAAACGGCTATTCTACAGTCCCAGCCCGTGCTGCAACGGCTGCTCGATACGGCCGGCGTCAGCCCCGATCGCGAGGTTGTTTCCTATTGCGGCAGCGGCGTTGCGGCGGCCAATAACTATCTGGCGCTGCGCAATCTCGGCTATGAAAATGTCGTGCTTTACGATGCTAGCTGGGACGAATGGAGCCGCGATCCGCGCGCCGGCCAGCAGGTCTCCCTCGCCAATTACACCTTCGAGGGCACGCCGCTGACCGGCAATGGTCCGGCCTTCCTCGATGCCGATGCCGTCAAGGCTTTGGCCGGTGATCCCAATGTCGTCGTGGTCGATGTGCGCTCGCCCTCCGACTATGCCGCCGGGCACATTCCCGGTTCGGTCAATGTCTTCTGGGACGATACTTTCGATGGCGATCGCGTGCTGAAGCCGGTCGAGGAATTGCAGGCGCTTTATGCCCAGGCCGGGGTGACGCCGGAAAAGCGGATCGTGCTCTTCACCCGTGGTGGCCTGCAATTGTCGCACAGTTTCACCGTGCTCAACCTGCTCGGCTTCAGCGATATCGACTTCTTCACCGGCAAGTTCGAAGGCTGGCAGAACGGCGCCTTCCGGCCGGCAGTGTAATCCCGGGGGTGCGGGGTCTAGCCCCGCACCAACCTCTTGGTGCTGACCGGATAAGTCCGGTCTTTTCCCAACATCGTGACTTCCAGCGCCGGCCAGTGTAGCAGGCCGATAAAGGGCGGGGATAGAATGTTGATCGAGCCGGTGGAGCTGCCATAGGCGGGCAGGATCATCAGGCGATTGTCGTGCACGAAGCAGGGACGGCGGGTGGAGCGGCCGGCCATGACGATGTGGGCGGCGGGGTGCAAGTGCCCGGAAATCAAGCCGGAAACGCCGCGCCGCGGTTCGTGCGACAGGGTAAGGCCGGCCAGTTCGAGGCTGGGCCGGCAGCTGCCGCCCAGGGCGTGCGGAGCGGGATCGTGATTGCCGGACAGCCAGATACATTCGACATTATCGGTCAGCGCATCGATGCGCATCCGGTCGGCATTGGTTAACAGACTGCTAGCATCAGCGCGGTGAAAACTGTCACCGAGTGAAATCAGCCGCTGGGCGCCGGTGCGGCGCAGATCGGCTTCGAGCCGCGCCAGGGTGAGGCCGGTATCGTAGGGGGGCAGAAGCTGGCCGGCGCGGGCAAAGCTGCTCATCTTTTCCAGATGCAGATCGGCGACGAGCAAAGTGGCTTCGGCGCGCCAATA
Protein-coding regions in this window:
- a CDS encoding rhodanese-like domain-containing protein; this encodes MTAHRSPVKPFLRSAFTALSLNALALGMAPAGMALMTVAAQAQTQASIITGQADFEALIAEGAKLIDVRSPTAYAEGHVAGAINLPWQALNVSESDGIRNEFAGDAEFERLLGEAGLSYDDTILIYDTTALPGRAYVAFVYAGFENVHVLDGGIGAWQGGLTKDVPQVAATTFALTRKNDIRVDKDYVAAKVGDAASVIIDGRNLDAYEDGHIPGAQALPASSLLTETAILQSQPVLQRLLDTAGVSPDREVVSYCGSGVAAANNYLALRNLGYENVVLYDASWDEWSRDPRAGQQVSLANYTFEGTPLTGNGPAFLDADAVKALAGDPNVVVVDVRSPSDYAAGHIPGSVNVFWDDTFDGDRVLKPVEELQALYAQAGVTPEKRIVLFTRGGLQLSHSFTVLNLLGFSDIDFFTGKFEGWQNGAFRPAV
- the pdeM gene encoding ligase-associated DNA damage response endonuclease PdeM codes for the protein MLRFAGHNFEPLSSGALYWRAEATLLVADLHLEKMSSFARAGQLLPPYDTGLTLARLEADLRRTGAQRLISLGDSFHRADASSLLTNADRMRIDALTDNVECIWLSGNHDPAPHALGGSCRPSLELAGLTLSHEPRRGVSGLISGHLHPAAHIVMAGRSTRRPCFVHDNRLMILPAYGSSTGSINILSPPFIGLLHWPALEVTMLGKDRTYPVSTKRLVRG